In Pseudomonas oryzicola, the sequence CGCTCGATCCCCCAGGCAGCGCAAGGCCCAAGCCATGCCCCCAGGCTGCCAACCATGGCGTAACGGCCTAGGCACGCGGGCAACACGCGATCCCGCCGCCCCCTATCACCCGGTAAAACCTTACTGCGAATACCCCTTCAGGAAATTGCCGATCCGCCCGATCGCCGCTTCCAGGTCATCCACCCGCGGCAAGGTCACCACGCGGAAGTGGTCCGGCCATGGCCAGTTGAACGCCGTCCCCTGCACGATCAGCAGCTTTTCCGACAACAGCAGGTCGAGTACGAACTTCTCGTCGTTGTGGATCGGGCACACCTTCGGGTCGATCTTCGGGAACGCATACAGCGCGCCCATCGGCTTCACGCAGCTCACCCCGGGGATATCGTTCAGCAGCTCGTAGGTGCGGTTGCGCTGTTCCAGCAGGCGGCCCGGTGGCAGTACCAGGTCGTTGATGCTCTGGTAGCCGCCCAGCGCGGTCTGGATGGCATGCTGGGCCGGCACGTTGGCACACAGGCGCATGTTGGCCAGCATGTCGATGCCTTCGATATAGCTCTGGGCGTGGTGCTTGGGCCCCGAGATGATCAGCCAACCGGAACGGAAGCCCGCCACCCGGTACGACTTGGACAGGCCATTGAAGGTCAGGCACAGCAGGTCGGGGGCCAGCGAGGCGGTGCTGATGTGCACGGCTTCGTCGTAGAGGATCTTGTCGTAGATCTCGTCGGAGAACACCACCAGGTTGTGCTGGCGGGCCAGCTCGAGCATGCCCAGCAACAGTTCGCGGGAGTACACCGCGCCAGTCGGGTTGTTCGGGTTGATGATCACCAGCGCCTTGGTGTTCGGGGTGATCTTGGCCTTGATGTCGTCGAGGTCGGGGAACCAGTCAGCCTGTTCGTCGCACAGGTAGTGCACCGGCTTGCCGCCGGCCAGGCTCACGGCTGCGGTCCACAGCGGGTAGTCGGGGGCCGGGATCAGCACTTCGTCGCCGTTGTTCAGCAATGCCTGCATCGACATGACGATCAGCTCGGACACCCCGTTACCGAGGTAGATGTCCTCGATGGTGACGCCTTCTATGCCTTTCTGCTGGCAGTACTGCATCACGGCCTTGCGCGCACTGAACAGGCCCTTGGAATCGCTGTAGCCCTGCGCGGTAGGCAGGTTGCGGATCACATCCTGAAGGATTTCGTCAGGCGCCTCGAAGCCAAACGGCGCCGGGTTGCCGATGTTCAGCTTGAGGATGCGGTGGCCTTCCTCTTCCAGGCGTTTGGCGTGCTTGAGCACTGGGCCGCGAATGTCATAGCAGACATTGGCGAGCTTGTTCGATTTGCTGAACTGCATGATGGGATCCCGATTGAGAAAACGCGCTACGCCCCGCCGAAAGGTTTGAAAGGGCAGGAAGCGGGTGCCAGACTGAACGCCTGGCACACGAAGCCAACTAATATACGTGCCACCTGCGTGCCGGAAAAGACGGTGCGCAGTGAAATTCAGCCTGCCGAGGTCCCTACATGCAAAAGATCGAGAAAACCCTGGAACAATGGCGCTCGATGCTCGACCCCGAGCAGTATCAGGTATGCCGCCTCAAAGGCACCGAGCGGCCATTCAGCGGCAAGTACAACAGCGAGCGCCGTGATGGCATCTACCACTGCATCTGCTGCGGCCTGCCACTGTTCGATGCACAGACCAAGTTCGATTCCGGCTGCGGCTGGCCGAGCTTCTATGCCCCCATCGAGGACAGCGCGATGATCGAAATTCGCGACACCTCCCACGGCATGATCCGCACCGAGGTCACCTGCGCCCGCTGCGATGCGCACCTGGGCCATGTGTTCCCGGACGGCCCGCCACCGACCGGCCTGCGCTACTGCATCAACTCGGTGTGCATCGACCTGCGCCCGCGCGACTGACCGGAGCCCGCCACATGGCTGAATCGATGCTGGATATCAAATGCGTGACCCTGGGCGGCGAGCACAAGACGCTCGGTGACTTCCCGGGCAAGGCCCTGTTGGTGGTCAATACCGCCAGCCAGTGCGGTTTTACCCCGCAATACAAAGGCCTGGAGCAACTGTGGCAGGCCTACCGGGCGCGTGGCCTGGTGGTGCTGGGCTTCCCCTGCAACCAGTTCGGCAAGCAGGAGCC encodes:
- a CDS encoding pyridoxal phosphate-dependent aminotransferase, whose translation is MQFSKSNKLANVCYDIRGPVLKHAKRLEEEGHRILKLNIGNPAPFGFEAPDEILQDVIRNLPTAQGYSDSKGLFSARKAVMQYCQQKGIEGVTIEDIYLGNGVSELIVMSMQALLNNGDEVLIPAPDYPLWTAAVSLAGGKPVHYLCDEQADWFPDLDDIKAKITPNTKALVIINPNNPTGAVYSRELLLGMLELARQHNLVVFSDEIYDKILYDEAVHISTASLAPDLLCLTFNGLSKSYRVAGFRSGWLIISGPKHHAQSYIEGIDMLANMRLCANVPAQHAIQTALGGYQSINDLVLPPGRLLEQRNRTYELLNDIPGVSCVKPMGALYAFPKIDPKVCPIHNDEKFVLDLLLSEKLLIVQGTAFNWPWPDHFRVVTLPRVDDLEAAIGRIGNFLKGYSQ
- the msrB gene encoding peptide-methionine (R)-S-oxide reductase MsrB — protein: MQKIEKTLEQWRSMLDPEQYQVCRLKGTERPFSGKYNSERRDGIYHCICCGLPLFDAQTKFDSGCGWPSFYAPIEDSAMIEIRDTSHGMIRTEVTCARCDAHLGHVFPDGPPPTGLRYCINSVCIDLRPRD